The sequence below is a genomic window from Tubulanus polymorphus chromosome 1, tnTubPoly1.2, whole genome shotgun sequence.
GTGAGATTGAAGCGATAGATTGTGTTCAACTTGTTATAATTCTTTCGACCGAACTGAATTTATAGGCCCGAGTCGGTATATCATATAGCAGGACCCATCATCGAATAATCGTCGAAATCGTTAATTTTTCTACCTATTCGACGTTTGTATTGATAAactattttacagttgctagccgccattttgttagggtacttttgtgccgtattgttgggtcatttttttctcttttttaaaaactatccgtgatgtgtattgtaccctatttcatctgtccatggatggattttgacaacttcagcaacattcaaaccgcatgaatctctagttttcagttatctaaaaatcatttctcaaatttacaacaatgcgacatgagagcgatataaaaatcggtggtcagtttttgccgtgcgcatagaaatccagggtactgaactttgaagttcattattttcagaaataattttctaaaaaatccaaaaacATAAACACCCATAAACACCCtctttcaggtgaactttgaaattttatgatatcttgcctagtttttttcctatggcactttaaccgcagcgcgtgtattgtcattccgagattcggcgctgttttctttgcgtgtatttcagtatatgggtgttatttcttcattttcactacacttgtctctacggaaaaaTGGTTctaattgttggtacgagtatcaggtttaaatatcacGTCGTTTATGCAATATAATAGATCGAAGACATTAGAGATGTTGGGGTTAGAGGGATTTTTCTGACCAGTTTTAGCAGCGAGACTGAGCGGCATTTTGATCACGCATTCGAAGTTGCGCGCGGGAAGAGAATATATGGGCCTATATTGAGATGGAAGAAATATAACACTCaaaatcgagtatgatgacCATTTTAATCAGTAGtctatcaataaatttacataaaaatctactgaaattaGATGGATGGAGAAGTGGTCAAAAAGCTGGAAAAATGGGGTGGGGCAaatattcagctactttctatgaatactttctattaagtacactcaagattgattagattgggaagaaaatataggaaaacgttttcttgttttggtgGGGAAATATCAAGTATCAAGTTTGAATGTCAGACGCAggtgataaaaagtaaaaagtgacatctaccatcacaaaaacgcaagaagtgtgtggattgcatttacaacaaaagagtgatattttgggttttcttGGGTGCATGTACGTAAGCCTCTGCCTGCCGTAAAAGCGGCTACCATTACAGCCATTACGAACTAGCGCCGGAGAacggaatacagtattaatgccgtaatatttaaacctgatactcgtaccaacaattaaaaccattttccgtagagacaagtgtagtgaaaatgaagaaataacacccatatactgaaatacacgtaaagaaaacagcgccgaatctcggaatgacaatacacgcgctgcagtaaaagagccataggaaaaaaattaggcaagatatcttaaaatttcaaagttcacctgaaagggggTGTTTATGCGTACagtgcttgaaatgtttggattttttagaaaattatttctgaaaataacgaacttcaaatttcagtaccctggatttctatgcgcaaagcaaaaactgaccatcgatttttatatcgctctcatgtcgcattgttgtaaatttgagaaattatttttagataactgaaaactagagattcacgcggtttgaatgttgctgaagttgtcaaaatccatccatggacagatgaaatatgatacaatacacatcacggatagtttttaaaaaagagaaaaaaatgacccaacaatacgggacaaaagtaccctaacaaaatggcggctagcaactgtaaaatggtttatttacagaaaattTCATAAGATTTAACCGAATTATAGAAGAAATTGGAGCGGAAGGCCTTTGGTAGAGAACTTCGTTTGCCACTGTACTGTTGGAGTTTTCAAACTCATTATATCAGTTTCCAACATAGGTTCACTCTTGCCAACCTTCAGCAACTGGAACTTACCTTGTGGAACAAATAGCAGCAGAGGTTACCAATCACGGCCATAAGATTTGACAGCATAAAGCACATTACATCTTCGTACAAATATTCTTTAAAGAACAAATCTTAAAATCAAGTTCCGGAATACCAAAACACACAATACATTTAGCTATGTAACAAGACAGATTTCCAATGTGTCTAAGTGTGAATTATACACAGGGCTTTGTGACGCGTCTAGTGTTGTAGTGTTGTAGTAGTAGTGCTGCTTTTTGCTTTTACTATTCTGCTTTCAGCTGCAGCCGCTGTCTAGCTTTTCTGCGAAAAGGGAAGCATCATAAGTCTCCCCCTGCCAGTACATAGCCTCTCCAAAGTCAAGACTCTTACAGTGCCTCCACGTGGCAGACATGGTAAATGGTTCCTTGCGGTTCCAGGCAAAACCTGTAAGGGATCTCGGAGCAACATGTGCCCCAGAGATGTGGTGTGCATGGCCCACCGGCGTGTGGACACGCCCTGGCACCCATCAAACATGTTCCAGTCATGggtcaaatgaaaaaaacccTGGAATTACCTGGTCAGGGCTAATCCCCCGCATCCAGGCGTCAGGAAACCGAAAGGACTGTTGGTCCTGAAAAACGTCGCAAGCTGCCAACTTTCAAAGCAAGAGTTGTGTCCGCGTATAATGTTAGGACCCTCTATCAGCAAGGAAAATTACATCAGCTCTTCTTAGGCTGCTCTGATGTAGGTAACATTGACCTTATCGGAATCCAAGAGCACCGTCTTATCACAAAGGCTTCCACAGACGAACTATGGTCAGACGATAAAAACTGGGTCTTGGTGTACAGTTCAGCCTCAGATAACAGACAGGGTGGAGTAGGAATACTGATGGCAAAATAGATGTACAAATGCTTCCAGAGCGTGGAACCTGTTTCACCACACATAATATCTGCCACCTTCCATGGAAACCCAAAGTTGACAACAACTGTGATCTATGCACCTACAGAAACAACAACAGCTGCTGACAAGGACGAATTCTATGCAGTTCTGTCAAAGCACGTTGAGATAATCAAATTACACGATGAGCACGTTATCCTTGGTGACTTCAATGCTCGAATCGGATATGACAGTCATGTATCATATCCATCAGTAGTCGGCAAACACTGCTTTTACCAGAAAACAAATGACAACGGTGAGAGGCTGATAAACTTATGCCTAGAGCACAAACTCAAGACCGTTCAATCAAGGTTTCCACAACCTACATCACGGCAGTGGACATGGTGTCACCCAACTGGTTCTCACCACCAAATCGACCACATCCTAATCAACATGAAGTGGGTAAACTCGGTGAAAAACTGTAGAGCTTACAGTTCAGTAGAACAGGATTCTGACCATCGAAAAGGCCATATCGGAGATGAGAAACAACAGGGCTGCTGGCTTAGACTATGCCATCACAGCAGAAGCATTACAGCATGGAGGCGAAGCAATGTTAACTATGGTTCATGGCTTCTGTCAGGAGGTATACAGGACCCTCACTCCCCCAAAACAGTGGAtaacaaatgtttttgttcCACTACCAAAGAAAGGTGATCTCTCTCTGATGACGAACTACAGAGGCATCAGCCTTATGTCAATAGCTGCAAAAGTATATAACAAGATTCTCCTGAACCGCATACGTGACCATGTCGACCCGCACCTGAGGAAGAACCAAGCAGGTTTCAGAAAAGGGCGAAGCTGCATACAACAGATCCATATTCTGCGGAGAATCATACAAGGTTTCCAGTACTATCAACTTCCACTAAATGTCACATTCATAGATTTCAAGAAAGCCTTTGACTCCATCGATCGGCAAATGATGTTTGCCATACTACGTCATTATGGCATACCAGAACAAGTGGTCGATGCCATCAGCGTAATATATCATGGCTCCAGGAGTGCAGTGATGGTGAATGGCAGCATATCTGAACAATTCGAAGTCCCAACTGGTGTCGTTCAGGGGGACGTACTAGCTCCGTTTCTGTTCATCATCGTGGTAGACTATGTTATGAAACTAGCCACCAAAGACACCGACCAGGGAGCGGAAACGCACAAACGCCGATCAAGACGACACCCTGCTCAACACCTAAATGATCTCGACTTCGCGGATGACATTGCCCTATTGGAGTCACTCATACCAAGAGCGCAGCAGCAAATTGACAACTCCACAATGGCTGCTGAAAAAGTGGGCCTCATTGTTAATGTTCCAAACACTGAATTCATGAGCTCTGGGTGCGATTCAAGCCAAGCACTTAAAGTCTATGGGGAGGAAATCGCCAGAGTAAATGACTTCAAATACATGGGCTCTATGATGGCCAACAGCAAGTCCGACTTCAAAAGAAGAAAGGCTCTGGCCTGGACCGCCTTCTGGAAACTGGAAAGGCTCTGAAGAAGAAAAGAGCTCCAAATTAGCACCAAAATGCGCCTTTTCAATACTTCCTGCAGAACAGTCTTGCTTTACGGCAGCGAGTCCTGGATAGCTATCTCTGATATTGCAGATCAGATCAATGCTTTCGCTACATCATGCTATCGCATTATGCTTGGCATTAAAAAGAGCGACCATGTCTCAAACGCAACAATCTATAGAGACACTGGGACGAGACCTCTGATGGAGCATGTCATCAAACGGCAGCTTATGTTCATAGGTCACCTCCTCCGCATGCCAGAAGAAGAACCAGCACGACGCTACTGCCTATATGTACCATCCCATGGGAAACGCCGAGTAGGGCGTCCTCCTCTCAGCTTCTTGGGCTACATCCAGGGTCTCCTCGGAGGTGCCAATGAGAGAGAGATAGTTCGCATGGCCCAAGATCGAGTCAGTTGGCGGAGACTTGTGGTCGCCTGCGCTGCAGCCgacagatgatgatgatgatgatgatgatgatgatgatgatgatgatgatgatgatgatgatgatgatgatgatgatgatgatgatgatgatgatgatgatgatgatgtagaATATACTTCACCTTTACTTACCGGGTACGAAAAAGTTTTCGTCAGATCTTCTTACATCCGCTATCATGGCTGGATAGACGCACATCGTTATAAACCGATGGGCCCACACATCAACCAACTGAATCCAAATCTACAAATCAATCACAGATGGGATTTATTTTTGTGATTCGTCGTTCTGCGAAAAATATCTCCATAATAAATCACAAAACGCTTACTTTCTTAAAGGTTTTCGCGTAAGGTAATGACTCGCGCTGACCGAACGAATTCGCTTTTGGGGATTCTGAGAcgacaaaacgaaaatatcGCTGGAATTATAATTCACAGCATATTTGTATGAGAATCATTTAGTTCGACATCTCAAATCTTGTCTAAGTTGTGTTATGATACTAGGTAATTAAATCTGCtatctatctatatatctGATGAATAAGTTAAGTAAAAGGATGTAATTAGAAATGTACAAATACATCCCTTCGACCCTCGACTGTCACGCTGAGGCttttattttatagataaGCCTCGACGATTGCAGAGAAAGCATTTGCCCGTGGGCCACAGTTACTCAGACGGCGAAACGTACGGAAAATGGAAGCGCTAATATCGTGTTGAGACCGACCAGTAAAACTACAGTTGCCGCAATGAAGAAATAGATTGCTGATGATCGATCTGTATCACCTAACACCAACAGAAAATAGTAGTATAGTTGAATAAAGCAGGCTGATAAGGGCAGAGGTCGAGGGCACAACGTCGATACAGACGAATGAAAGATTGATAAAGCCCGACGCACACGACGTAGGTAACACAGAAACAATGAAGCAAAAGCTTCATTTCGGAAACATTGTTCCCGAAACCATGTTTCTCGTAAACTCACACTACGCACACATGTTTAAGTTTCCGCGTTTCCCTGCGTCATGTCATGTATGTTTGTCGTCGATTCTCACCATCGTTCTCGTCGACAAGTCGACCGGTAATCCAAAGGCCCATTTAACTAGGGTACTCAtagatttccgatttcatttatattaccCGGGGGTCAACATATCAGAACCTTTCTGGGCTCCACGCGTAGGCATTGCGATATACTTACTGAATTTAGTGACCAGCAGGAGTAGACTCGTAACCAATCCACTGATATTCTAAAATCGAAAATGGATACCGGCGTATTTCAGCGAAATGCAACATGTACTGAATCAATTTTTATGTGGGGAAAAATCTCGTATATACGTATTGTTTTCATGTTATTATTGTCAATGGATTTTGATGAATGAGCACTACATATGCATATGCATGAACGCGCGGACGGTTTTGATAAGGTTCCTAGCTCATTTTCCTCGGCAAatcaatttatatttgaaGGTTTTTGACTCACAGCACCGGTCATGATAGCGTTCACGTAGTGTTTTGGGAACATGGCGGCAAGTCCGTGAATACTATTGATGCAAATACCACTCATCGCTGAAAATAACATTAAACATGTATGTATCTCGTGTAGGCCCTATAACTAGCTTAGAAGCCATAAGGATTGTAGACGGTGTACTTACCATTCACTGATACCACTGTCATTATCGTCACAGCAAAGAAAATGTCTGGCCCTTAAATACATACGATTAATTAAGATTAACCTGGAGGGTATAAGTACACTGTGAAACCCCTGGAAAGGTAAAGACGAAGACGACTCTTGATTGAAAAGGATTccgaagaaaaaaaacttacaCTCATATGAATCTACGACGGCAAAGATCGTTGTCATAACAAACAGGGATACCAGAACAAGTAAACTGACGACGATTCGAGTAGTAGAACCACTTCTGAAAGGGACGTTAAAAAAGAAACGTTTCTGAAAATGTAGACAGGCCAAATATTGAACCGTCGTAAAGACAtatctatggtggctgataagggccatagcgtaaaattcctggtatgtaaatgagggcgccagaacgccagaacgccagaacgtcacaacgaaaaaaaaacgtccaattttctctgaaagttcgttttggtgcgccaaaacaaagaaaattccgttttggcgcccccgccaaaacgaactttcgccAAAAGCGCCCCcaccaaaacaacgaaaaacgtcgaaatttctctaaaagttcgttttggtgagccaaaacggagaatattccgttttggagaaagttcgttttggtgggggcgccaaaacgaaattttctttgttttggcgcgccaaaacgaactttcagagaaaattggacgtttttttcgttttggcgttctggcgttctggcgccctcattaacataccaggaattttacgctatggcccttatcagccaccatacataTCAAGTGTCACACGCTGCTATTCTCGTAGCACACCTGTGAAGTTGCTGCattattggtttttgtttcagCTCACAGCACGCATTGCGAAGTCTGTCATTTACCTAGAATTTCGTTGAC
It includes:
- the LOC141907528 gene encoding equilibrative nucleoside transporter 3-like isoform X5, producing the protein MLPWHLFMTSKSVNDRLRNACCELKQKPIMQQLHRSGSTTRIVVSLLVLVSLFVMTTIFAVVDSYEWPDIFFAVTIMTVVSVNAMSGICINSIHGLAAMFPKHYVNAIMTGANISGLVTSLLLLVTKFSDTDRSSAIYFFIAATVVLLVGLNTILALPFSRYFRFVVSESPKANSFGQRESLPYAKTFKKIWIQLVDVWAHRFITMCVYPAMIADVRRSDENFFVPDLFFKEYLYEDVMCFMLSNLMAVIGNLCCYLFHKPSTKYTIIPLVLRAMGIVLLVLCNYRPDTRSFPVLIKSDWPFMIVVIVMGLTNGYYSGLTMMYAKIAAGSDARMQRTAGMMAGFIQSIGVFMGHQFTLLINYFVENLAIP
- the LOC141907528 gene encoding equilibrative nucleoside transporter 3-like isoform X3, encoding MKETGIPLTTRSTVETDTDRRCRVERLVLADKSTPLITDEYCNSEMKDRGGLVFFVFLFQGIGVMLPWHLFMTSKSVNDRLRNACCELKQKPIMQQLHRSGSTTRIVVSLLVLVSLFVMTTIFAVVDSYEWPDIFFAVTIMTVVSVNAMSGICINSIHGLAAMFPKHYVNAIMTGANISGLVTSLLLLVTKFSDTDRSSAIYFFIAATVVLLVGLNTILALPFSRYFRFVVSESPKANSFGQRESLPYAKTFKKIWIQLVDVWAHRFITMCVYPAMIADVRRSDENFFVPDLFFKEYLYEDVMCFMLSNLMAVIGNLCCYLFHKPSTKYTIIPLVLRAMGIVLLVLCNYRPDTRSFPVLIKSDWPFMIVVIVMGLTNGYYSGLTMMYAKIAAGSDARMQRTAGMMAGFIQSIGVFMGHQFTLLINYFVENLAIP
- the LOC141907528 gene encoding equilibrative nucleoside transporter 3-like isoform X4, translated to MLPWHLFMTSKSYFTEYKMAKAGNADYRLNFLSYIGIASQVPNMLWNGVNLFCQRNSRSGSTTRIVVSLLVLVSLFVMTTIFAVVDSYEWPDIFFAVTIMTVVSVNAMSGICINSIHGLAAMFPKHYVNAIMTGANISGLVTSLLLLVTKFSDTDRSSAIYFFIAATVVLLVGLNTILALPFSRYFRFVVSESPKANSFGQRESLPYAKTFKKIWIQLVDVWAHRFITMCVYPAMIADVRRSDENFFVPDLFFKEYLYEDVMCFMLSNLMAVIGNLCCYLFHKPSTKYTIIPLVLRAMGIVLLVLCNYRPDTRSFPVLIKSDWPFMIVVIVMGLTNGYYSGLTMMYAKIAAGSDARMQRTAGMMAGFIQSIGVFMGHQFTLLINYFVENLAIP
- the LOC141907528 gene encoding equilibrative nucleoside transporter 3-like isoform X1, which translates into the protein MKETGIPLTTRSTVETDTDRRCRVERLVLADKSTPLITDEYCNSEMKDRGGLVFFVFLFQGIGVMLPWHLFMTSKSYFTEYKMAKAGNADYRLNFLSYIGIASQVPNMLWNGVNLFCQRNSRSGSTTRIVVSLLVLVSLFVMTTIFAVVDSYEWPDIFFAVTIMTVVSVNAMSGICINSIHGLAAMFPKHYVNAIMTGANISGLVTSLLLLVTKFSDTDRSSAIYFFIAATVVLLVGLNTILALPFSRYFRFVVSESPKANSFGQRESLPYAKTFKKIWIQLVDVWAHRFITMCVYPAMIADVRRSDENFFVPDLFFKEYLYEDVMCFMLSNLMAVIGNLCCYLFHKPSTKYTIIPLVLRAMGIVLLVLCNYRPDTRSFPVLIKSDWPFMIVVIVMGLTNGYYSGLTMMYAKIAAGSDARMQRTAGMMAGFIQSIGVFMGHQFTLLINYFVENLAIP